The following coding sequences lie in one Dehalobacter sp. 12DCB1 genomic window:
- a CDS encoding Tad domain-containing protein gives MPRNVCLPMCKLLKNKDGNITILFAVLLIVLFGFTGLVVDIGGMYLNRLHLFEVGQIIRDARFNETLAIDHSENPEATLNDIADTYAILNGLDESQVSVDYYQTKLTETERNYELDINLTDTYDCVFIKIFGIDTQTINVTIHGTSTAAKSPRIWAPGRK, from the coding sequence ATGCCTAGAAACGTTTGCTTGCCGATGTGTAAACTGTTAAAAAATAAAGATGGAAATATCACAATTCTATTTGCTGTCCTGTTAATTGTATTGTTCGGCTTTACAGGACTTGTTGTGGATATTGGCGGGATGTACTTAAATCGTTTACACTTGTTTGAGGTTGGACAAATAATCAGAGATGCGCGTTTTAATGAAACATTGGCGATCGATCATTCGGAAAATCCTGAAGCAACGCTCAATGATATTGCCGACACCTATGCAATATTAAATGGACTGGATGAAAGCCAGGTAAGCGTAGATTATTATCAGACAAAACTGACGGAAACAGAACGGAATTACGAATTGGATATTAATCTTACAGATACCTATGATTGCGTATTTATAAAAATTTTCGGTATTGATACCCAAACAATTAATGTGACCATACATGGAACCAGTACAGCTGCAAAATCACCCCGAATATGGGCTCCAGGCAGAAAGTAG